The Gemmatimonadales bacterium nucleotide sequence GCGCTTCGGCGAGGCGTTCCCGCTCCGTGTCGGCCCGCCGCCGGGCTTCATCCCGCTCCTGCTCGGCCTGCTCGAGCTGATTGGCAGCCGCAAGCCCCGTCAACTGCAGCGTTCGCATCATGCCGGCGCTCGTCACCTGTCCAACCGTCGGCTGCAGGCGATCCGACATCCCGGCCAGATAAGTGTGCTGATCACGGCAGAGCCCTTCCATCTCCGCCTCCGCTCGCGCCGCCTCACCGAGCACCACCGCTTGCCGCTGCTCGGCGTCGCCGCGGAGTCGGAGCAAACGCTCCAGCCTAAACGAGAAGGCTTTCATCGCGGCGCTCCGGCTGCCGGCTTGGCACGGGCAGCAAGCTGCCGAACCTGATGCCGGGTATCAGGGAGAGTGCCGCCCTCGTCCGGGCGC carries:
- the fliJ gene encoding flagellar export protein FliJ is translated as MKAFSFRLERLLRLRGDAEQRQAVVLGEAARAEAEMEGLCRDQHTYLAGMSDRLQPTVGQVTSAGMMRTLQLTGLAAANQLEQAEQERDEARRRADTERERLAEARRERKTLERLKENQRTAWRGEVDRDEQKTMDEIAGRSRGSSLP